The following are encoded together in the Chanodichthys erythropterus isolate Z2021 chromosome 16, ASM2448905v1, whole genome shotgun sequence genome:
- the LOC137003583 gene encoding CD48 antigen-like produces MAVHHLLVFLLFLLTFKTGFSAEISVFVQTGDSVQLDIQTQEIPQEFDDLSWRNEKLENIVKYFHKSKEARPHSSYKDRVDFNNKTLSLTLKNMQQTDSGLYTARTSGETEKIIVTYKVSVIDAVEAPVLTVNSNWSSNDSCTVNFTCRAHDLMINSSYQNNRCSPEEVISHEIYTLILYCSEESIICNHSNPVDTKKDRIEIKQICVNNEENITGDDKTKPSLQSWLYILVAVCLFLANAIFVVILYSKCKKGTQKADNTVCAQNEVQDQTQEETQDNRPNTMYCTVGQHRKPAVFVETDHTIYSVVCKQPKPPTISSDEA; encoded by the exons ATGGCAGTACATCACCTACTCgtatttcttctttttcttctgacCTTCAAAACAG GGTTCAGTGCTGAGATCTCTGTGTTTGTGCAGACGGGAGATTCTGTTCAACTGGATATACAGACACAGGAAATACCACAGGAGTTTGATGATTTATCCTGGAGAAATGAAAAATTAGAGAATATagttaaatattttcataaaagtAAAGAAGCAAGACCTCACTCTTCCTACAAGGACAGAGTGGATTTCAATAATAAaaccctctctctcacactgaaGAACATGCAGCAGACAGACAGTGGACTCTATACAGCAAGAACAAGTGGAGAAACAGAGAAAATTATTGTTACATACAAAGTATCTGTTATAG ACGCTGTGGAGGCTCCTGTCCTGACTGTAAACTCAAACTGGTCCAGCAATGACTCCTGTACTGTGAACTTCACATGCAGAGCTCATGACCTCATGATAAACTCCAGCTATCAGAACAACAGATGCTCTCCAGAGGAAGTGATATCACATGAGATCTACACTCTCATCCTGTACTGCAGTGAGGAATCCATCATCTGTAACCACAGCAACCCAGTTGACACCAAAAAAGACAGAATAGAGATTAAACAGATCTGTGTTAATAATGAAG AGAACATCACAGGTGATGACAAGACTAAGCCATCTCTCCAGTCTTGGCTATATATTTTGGTGGCAGTGTGTCTTTTTTTGGCAAATGCAATATTTGTAGTAATTCTCTACAGCAAGTGTAAAAAAG GTACCCAAAAGGCTGATAATACAGTCTGTGCTCAAAATGAG gTTCAAGACCAGACGCAGGAGGAAACACAAGATAATCGACCCAACACAATGTACTGCACAGTAGGACAACACCGAAAACCTGCAGTCTTTGTCGAAACAGACCATACAATTTATTCAGTGGTGTGCAAACAACCAAAACCACCCACCATTTCATCTGATGAAGCATAA
- the LOC137003734 gene encoding putative nuclease HARBI1 translates to MAALQRFLQLEHRRRLRSQSVYINAHIRTNFTPLDSLSDDAILRKFRLPRTKILELFQIVKPHLQRATRRNYALSPEVQLLATLRYFAVGSFMEVVGDGLGLSKSSVSKTVTTVTPLLLQLMKSILVFPKTPEEIQLANQQFYDLDNIPRVIGIIDGTLIPVLSPKVNEPLYICRKGYPAINVQVVCDHQGMFTDIVAKWPGSTHDSFAWANSAICQMAEEGGFGDSWLLGDSGYPLRPYLLTPVQHPATIAEERFNQAHGRTRSIVERTIGLWKQRFRCISKSSGGLKLNPTKSCSVIVVTAILHNIAVRENVQLPEEEVDAVGADGEEDAVSDDDDDPLNPHQGRMHPAGAEVRELLIQNMFGW, encoded by the coding sequence ATGGCAGCTTTACAAAGATTCTTACAGCTGGAGCACAGAAGGCGACTGAGAAGTCAATCAGTTTATATAAATGCCCACATAAGGACAAATTTTACTCCTCTTGACTCACTATCTGATGATGCAATTTTAAGAAAATTCCGTCTTCCAAGGACCAAGATCCTTGAATTATTTCAGATAGTAAAACCACACCTTCAGAGGGCAACAAGAAGAAACTACGCCTTAAGTCCAGAGGTGCAGTTGTTAGCTACACTGCGTTATTTTGCTGTTGGAAGTTTTATGGAGGTGGTGGGTGATGGCCTGGGGCTCAGCAAGTCTTCAGTCAGCAAAACTGTGACAACAGTAACACCTTTGCTTTTACAGCTGATGAAGAGCATCCTGGTTTTCCCCAAAACTCCCGAGGAAATACAGCTGGCCAATCAACAATTCTATGATCTTGACAACATCCCCAGAGTGATTGGCATCATTGATGGCACCCTAATCCCAGTATTAAGCCCTAAGGTAAATGAGCCCTTGTACATTTGCAGGAAGGGCTATCCAGCCATTAATGTTCAAGTAGTGTGTGATCACCAGGGAATGTTCACTGACATTGTGGCAAAATGGCCTGGAAGCACACATGACTCTTTTGCATGGGCCAATTCGGCAATTTGCCAGATGGCTGAAGAAGGTGGCTTTGGTGATAGCTGGCTCCTGGGAGACAGTGGATATCCTCTTCGCCCCTACCTCTTGACACCTGTGCAGCATCCAGCCACCATTGCAGAGGAAAGGTTTAATCAGGCCCATGGAAGGACACGCTCTATAGTGGAGAGGACTATAGGACTGTGGAAACAACGTTTTCGCTGCATCAGCAAGTCCAGTGGTGGCCTGAAGCTAAACCCCACCAAAAGCTGTTCTGTTATTGTGGTTACTGCAATTCTCCACAACATTGCAGTCAGGGAAAATGTCCAGCTTCCTGAGGAGGAAGTTGATGCCGTTGGAGCCGATGGTGAGGAAGATGCTGtttctgatgatgatgatgatcctTTGAACCCACATCAAGGCAGAATGCATCCTGCAGGAGCAGAAGTCAGAGAACTTTTAATTCAGAATATGTTTGGATGGTAG